A genomic window from Paenibacillus sp. FSL K6-0276 includes:
- a CDS encoding DNA-directed RNA polymerase subunit beta → MERQEKVKSEDKKEPLRRGVSKWTLIQWVLIPLLLVAALGGGLAVGYVVLGKKEFSEVLQWSTWKHVYDLVFAP, encoded by the coding sequence ATGGAACGTCAGGAAAAGGTAAAATCGGAAGACAAGAAAGAGCCGTTGCGGCGAGGAGTATCCAAGTGGACACTTATCCAGTGGGTTCTTATTCCCTTGCTTCTCGTAGCTGCACTTGGAGGCGGGCTGGCCGTCGGTTACGTCGTCCTTGGCAAGAAAGAGTTTAGCGAGGTTCTACAATGGAGCACGTGGAAACATGTATATGATTTGGTTTTTGCTCCATAA
- a CDS encoding flagellar hook-basal body protein, which translates to MNNSTISAAVSMSSLQQRLDILADNLANMDTNGYKSKQGSFEDVLTRVQQQSDDYDQPGRATPLGFNIGFGTYVPSITTNWEEGPLKETGNPTDLALQGNGLFGVQVNGTTAYTRQGDFHFTPDVADATKMVLVDNTGNPVLNTEGNPLTVPVGVNAAIDESGRVLTKKTENAPVLVAGTIMIVEPKTQNSLKAVDGNFYMLADGVTAGQAFVQRAAGEASGIGVRSGWLEQSNVDMTTEMTEMMQIQRTYQLAARALSSSDQMLGLANNMRG; encoded by the coding sequence ATGAACAACTCAACGATTAGTGCAGCAGTCTCCATGTCCAGCCTTCAGCAGAGGCTTGATATTTTAGCGGATAATCTAGCTAATATGGATACAAACGGTTATAAGAGCAAGCAAGGTTCCTTTGAGGATGTACTGACTCGTGTACAGCAGCAATCGGATGATTATGATCAGCCGGGCCGCGCTACACCTTTAGGTTTCAATATTGGATTTGGGACTTATGTACCTTCGATTACAACGAATTGGGAAGAAGGCCCGCTTAAAGAAACAGGTAATCCGACGGATTTGGCACTTCAAGGCAATGGGCTTTTTGGAGTTCAGGTCAATGGCACTACGGCCTATACACGTCAGGGTGATTTTCATTTTACTCCTGATGTAGCGGATGCAACGAAGATGGTACTTGTAGATAATACAGGTAATCCTGTACTGAATACAGAAGGTAATCCTTTAACGGTCCCTGTGGGTGTGAATGCAGCTATCGATGAATCCGGCCGTGTGTTAACCAAGAAGACGGAGAATGCTCCTGTTCTTGTAGCGGGTACAATAATGATTGTAGAACCTAAGACACAGAATTCTTTAAAGGCAGTGGACGGGAATTTCTATATGCTTGCCGATGGAGTTACAGCAGGGCAAGCTTTTGTACAAAGAGCGGCAGGTGAGGCATCTGGAATCGGAGTGCGCTCAGGGTGGCTAGAGCAGTCGAATGTCGATATGACCACAGAAATGACAGAAATGATGCAGATTCAACGTACGTATCAACTCGCAGCTCGGGCGCTTTCTTCCAGTGATCAGATGCTAGGTCTGGCCAATAACATGCGCGGGTAG
- a CDS encoding flagellar hook-basal body protein, translated as MIRGLYTAAAGMVAQQRRHDTATQNIANLNTTGYKQVDSVNHAFPDVLISAMSNGNTKAVGRLNTGVFAEQSISQYLQGDLRESGKSMDFALSSDLQVANPVTGQNIAFDGSGKYVSPKGEVIYRPQAFFTVQDAEGNNLYTRNGSFSVNAATGEVLSSGGFKVLDSTGKPLVLTGNQDTLKVDGQGNVLSPVTGLPTGTRIGVSVVTKPQELVRDGNGVFHADDVAAADIRYSNATDNMQVRQGYLEGSNVDPTQVTVDLNAAYRAYEANQKIVQYYDSSLQKAVNEVGRV; from the coding sequence ATGATAAGAGGATTATATACGGCCGCTGCAGGTATGGTTGCGCAGCAGCGTAGACACGATACGGCAACACAGAACATCGCTAACTTAAATACAACGGGATATAAACAGGTTGACAGTGTTAATCATGCTTTTCCAGACGTATTGATCTCAGCTATGAGTAATGGTAACACCAAGGCTGTTGGACGCCTCAATACGGGGGTTTTTGCTGAACAGTCGATATCTCAATATTTACAGGGCGATTTGAGGGAGAGCGGCAAGTCCATGGATTTTGCTTTATCTTCTGATTTGCAAGTAGCGAACCCCGTGACGGGTCAGAATATAGCCTTTGATGGCTCAGGGAAATATGTAAGTCCTAAGGGTGAGGTTATTTACCGTCCGCAGGCTTTCTTTACCGTTCAGGATGCTGAGGGCAATAACTTATATACCCGAAATGGAAGCTTCTCAGTAAATGCAGCTACGGGAGAAGTATTGAGCAGTGGAGGCTTCAAGGTTCTTGATTCCACTGGCAAGCCTCTTGTCTTGACAGGAAATCAGGACACCCTTAAAGTGGACGGGCAGGGTAATGTACTGAGTCCAGTAACAGGACTTCCAACTGGGACCAGAATTGGTGTGAGTGTAGTTACAAAGCCGCAGGAACTTGTGCGTGATGGTAATGGTGTGTTTCACGCTGATGATGTAGCGGCGGCAGACATTCGTTACTCCAATGCAACCGATAACATGCAGGTGCGCCAAGGATACTTAGAGGGCTCCAATGTTGATCCTACTCAGGTTACTGTAGATTTGAATGCTGCATACCGGGCTTATGAAGCGAACCAAAAGATCGTTCAATACTATGATAGCAGCTTACAGAAGGCTGTAAATGAAGTTGGCAGGGTATAG
- a CDS encoding rod shape-determining protein: protein MFSKDIGIDLGTANVLIHVKGRGVVLDEPSVVTLESDTKRVLAVGEQARRMVGRTPGNITTIRPLRDGVIADFEITEMMLKYFIDRVGGRTWYSRPRILICAPTNITSVEQKSIREAAERSGAKEVFMEEEPKAAAIGAGMDIYQPSGNMVVDIGGGTTDVAVLSMGDVVTASSIKVAGDKFDEAILRYIKQKYKLLIGERTAEDIKVTIGTVRPGLMKSEMGIRGRDMVSGLPQTLTITAGEIKEALWDPVSSIVAAAKSVLERTPPELSADIIDRGVVLTGGGALLNGLDELLSEQLHVPVWVAEDPMHCVVKGTGIMLDNLDKVVKKKF, encoded by the coding sequence ATGTTTAGCAAGGATATCGGAATCGACCTCGGCACGGCCAATGTGCTCATACATGTTAAGGGAAGGGGAGTCGTTCTGGATGAACCTTCCGTGGTCACACTTGAAAGTGATACGAAGAGAGTCCTTGCGGTGGGAGAACAGGCACGTCGCATGGTTGGACGTACACCTGGAAATATAACAACAATCCGTCCTCTACGGGATGGTGTCATTGCAGATTTTGAAATCACGGAAATGATGCTGAAGTATTTTATCGACCGCGTTGGCGGTCGGACCTGGTACTCACGGCCCCGTATTCTGATTTGCGCCCCTACAAATATTACATCTGTGGAACAGAAGTCGATACGGGAAGCCGCGGAACGCAGTGGGGCTAAAGAAGTTTTCATGGAAGAAGAACCTAAGGCCGCTGCAATTGGAGCGGGAATGGATATTTATCAGCCAAGTGGGAACATGGTCGTCGATATCGGTGGCGGAACGACGGATGTAGCCGTACTTTCTATGGGCGACGTCGTTACCGCTTCTTCGATTAAAGTCGCAGGAGACAAGTTCGATGAGGCCATTTTAAGATATATTAAACAAAAGTATAAATTGTTGATCGGTGAACGAACAGCAGAGGATATTAAGGTTACTATTGGTACGGTTCGTCCTGGTTTGATGAAGTCCGAAATGGGTATTCGTGGCCGGGACATGGTAAGCGGACTTCCCCAGACGCTCACTATTACGGCTGGTGAGATAAAGGAAGCGTTGTGGGATCCGGTTTCTTCCATTGTGGCTGCGGCTAAATCGGTACTGGAGCGTACACCACCAGAATTGTCTGCGGACATCATTGACCGGGGTGTTGTTCTTACTGGTGGAGGTGCTTTGCTTAACGGATTGGACGAGCTGCTCTCAGAACAATTGCATGTGCCTGTCTGGGTAGCGGAAGACCCTATGCACTGTGTAGTAAAGGGAACAGGGATTATGCTTGATAATTTGGACAAGGTCGTTAAGAAAAAGTTCTAA
- the spoIIID gene encoding sporulation transcriptional regulator SpoIIID → MHDYIKERTIKIGRCIVETRHTVRTIAKEFGVSKSTVHKDLTERLPEINPDLADQVKHILEYHKSIRHLRGGEATKIKYKKTTGKKREVAVASKP, encoded by the coding sequence GTGCACGATTACATCAAGGAACGTACGATCAAAATCGGACGCTGCATCGTGGAAACCAGGCATACGGTCCGGACCATAGCCAAGGAATTTGGCGTTTCAAAGAGCACGGTGCACAAAGACTTAACTGAGCGTCTGCCGGAGATCAACCCTGATCTGGCCGATCAGGTGAAGCACATTCTTGAATATCACAAATCCATCCGACATCTTCGGGGGGGAGAAGCCACAAAAATTAAATATAAAAAAACGACGGGGAAAAAGCGTGAGGTTGCTGTAGCATCAAAGCCATGA
- a CDS encoding M23 family metallopeptidase codes for MNEQDKNKTNHDESLKKSQGDLGAKPSSWSKMLSKRWVFPAVYTAAAAIILTLVWVYQDAGQKPLGQDTAATSKQVGASTKEAGTANSNPDALEVLASAESLVWPVANPSEVEVVKPYYDENGTEDNHVAAMVQYNDKFIPNVGIDLAREDNNTFDVKAALSGEVTRVEDVAVLGKVIEITHQGNMKTVYQSLGDTKVKQGDVVKQGDTLATAGRSEIEKNLGNHVHFEVYKDGKVVNPSELLPGR; via the coding sequence ATGAATGAACAAGACAAAAACAAAACAAACCATGATGAATCTCTCAAAAAATCGCAGGGAGATTTAGGTGCTAAACCTTCTTCATGGAGCAAGATGTTATCTAAACGTTGGGTATTCCCAGCAGTCTACACGGCGGCAGCGGCAATTATACTAACCTTGGTGTGGGTCTATCAGGATGCCGGCCAAAAGCCGCTGGGCCAGGACACCGCCGCCACATCGAAGCAAGTAGGAGCTTCGACTAAAGAAGCTGGTACTGCAAACAGTAATCCAGATGCCCTTGAGGTTCTTGCTTCAGCGGAAAGCTTGGTTTGGCCAGTAGCCAATCCAAGTGAAGTAGAAGTAGTCAAGCCGTACTATGATGAGAATGGTACAGAGGACAATCACGTTGCCGCCATGGTGCAGTATAACGACAAATTTATTCCTAATGTCGGTATCGATCTTGCCCGTGAAGACAACAATACGTTCGACGTCAAAGCAGCGCTTAGCGGTGAAGTGACCAGAGTGGAAGATGTTGCGGTGTTAGGTAAGGTGATTGAGATTACCCATCAAGGTAATATGAAGACCGTGTACCAAAGTCTTGGCGACACGAAAGTTAAACAAGGCGATGTTGTGAAGCAAGGGGATACTCTTGCAACAGCAGGCCGTAGTGAAATCGAGAAGAACCTTGGCAATCATGTACACTTTGAAGTGTATAAGGATGGCAAAGTAGTTAATCCATCAGAGTTACTGCCAGGGCGATAA
- the spoIID gene encoding stage II sporulation protein D has translation MKDFHYLRRNKSTRWHSRPLAPRLRRLGPVAWLAAPILAALLIPLVVVPLHRGQPAPPAVPTVTASPAAPAEPEAAAQEAPQPKVSVYLSRSGQIETLPLEDYVSGVLAAEMPASFELEALKAQAVAARTFILRRLLAGDRSGVPVPGADVTDTVSHQAYVSKDTLERKWKLGGRSADLAKLQRAVLETRGVIMTYKGQPITASFFASSGGYTENSEEYWNAAIPYLRSVSSPWEKEITPNYAVTNTFTISEILTRLGLNDRVIPASKETTNSVTTKKISTSSRLPVEVLSLTTGHRIKEISIGGTIFTGREVREKLGLRSSQFSWGRKGNKILITTFGNGHGVGMSQWGANGMAKEGGTATQILKHYYSGISFTQISTLLKK, from the coding sequence ATGAAAGATTTCCACTACTTACGACGTAACAAGTCAACGCGCTGGCACTCGCGTCCCCTTGCTCCCCGGCTCAGGCGACTCGGTCCCGTCGCCTGGCTCGCAGCGCCTATCCTGGCGGCGCTGCTGATTCCACTGGTGGTTGTCCCGCTGCACCGGGGACAACCGGCGCCTCCGGCTGTGCCGACGGTTACGGCCTCACCGGCCGCACCGGCGGAGCCGGAGGCGGCTGCGCAGGAAGCGCCGCAGCCGAAGGTCTCTGTCTATTTGTCGCGCAGCGGACAAATAGAGACGTTGCCGCTGGAGGACTACGTCAGCGGCGTGCTTGCGGCCGAGATGCCGGCCAGCTTTGAGCTTGAAGCGCTCAAAGCGCAGGCCGTAGCGGCCCGCACCTTTATCCTTCGCCGTCTGCTGGCTGGCGACAGAAGCGGCGTCCCCGTTCCGGGGGCGGATGTAACAGATACGGTAAGCCATCAGGCTTACGTATCTAAGGACACGCTGGAACGGAAATGGAAGCTCGGCGGAAGAAGCGCCGACCTTGCAAAGCTTCAGCGCGCGGTCCTTGAGACGCGCGGTGTCATCATGACCTATAAAGGACAGCCGATTACGGCCTCCTTTTTTGCCTCCAGTGGAGGATATACGGAGAATTCAGAAGAATACTGGAATGCGGCGATTCCCTATCTGCGCAGTGTTTCGAGTCCTTGGGAGAAAGAGATTACCCCAAACTATGCGGTGACTAATACCTTCACCATTTCGGAAATACTTACTAGACTTGGGCTAAACGACAGAGTAATCCCTGCTTCAAAAGAAACTACTAATTCAGTCACGACAAAGAAGATATCTACTTCCTCTAGATTACCGGTAGAAGTGTTGTCTCTCACCACTGGACACCGGATTAAGGAAATCTCTATTGGAGGCACTATCTTTACTGGAAGGGAAGTGCGAGAGAAGCTAGGGTTACGTTCCAGCCAATTCAGTTGGGGTCGAAAGGGTAATAAAATCCTAATAACCACCTTCGGGAACGGGCATGGTGTGGGGATGAGTCAGTGGGGAGCGAATGGGATGGCGAAAGAAGGCGGAACAGCTACGCAAATTCTCAAACACTATTACAGTGGTATCTCTTTTACGCAAATCTCAACTCTTCTGAAAAAATAA
- the murA gene encoding UDP-N-acetylglucosamine 1-carboxyvinyltransferase produces MSKFIVRGGNRLTGSVKVSGAKNSVLPIIAASLLAEEGVSVIVDAPPLDDVMTISKMLESLGAGVTYQNDIIQVDATNITSCEAPYEWVRKMRASFLVMGPLLSRLGQTRISLPGGCAIGTRPIDQHLKGFEALGAEISLGQGYIEAKSNGRLRGAKVYLDVASVGATENIMMAAALAEGVTVIENAAKEPEIVDLANYLNGMGGIVRGAGTGVIRIEGVERLHGVKHHVIPDRIEAGTYMAAAAITGGDVYVEGAIADHLGPVIAKMEEMGVTIIPDENGVRVISDKPLKAVDLKTLPYPGFPTDMQSQMMALLLRSEGTSVVTETVFENRFMHVDEFHNMNAEIKIEGRSAIVTGNAQLVGAKVCATDLRAGAALILAGLVSEGTTEVSGTHHIDRGYVHLAEKLSGLGAEIWRISMEDTAVQTVKDETLKPEVAKSESSKGEEVKPRFQVQATWV; encoded by the coding sequence ATGAGCAAATTTATCGTCCGCGGTGGCAACAGATTGACCGGGAGCGTGAAAGTTAGCGGCGCAAAAAATTCCGTATTACCGATCATAGCCGCCTCTCTATTGGCAGAAGAAGGAGTAAGCGTCATTGTGGACGCACCTCCGCTTGATGATGTAATGACGATCTCAAAAATGTTGGAATCGCTGGGTGCAGGGGTTACATATCAAAACGATATTATCCAGGTGGATGCTACAAACATCACTTCCTGTGAAGCACCTTATGAATGGGTACGAAAAATGCGGGCGTCTTTTTTAGTCATGGGCCCTCTGTTATCTCGGCTTGGTCAAACAAGAATTTCTTTGCCTGGCGGCTGCGCCATTGGCACACGACCGATTGATCAGCATTTGAAAGGATTTGAAGCGCTTGGTGCGGAGATTAGTCTCGGCCAGGGCTACATTGAAGCGAAAAGTAACGGTCGTCTGCGCGGAGCCAAAGTGTATTTGGATGTAGCTAGCGTGGGTGCGACCGAAAATATAATGATGGCAGCGGCACTCGCCGAAGGTGTGACCGTTATTGAGAATGCGGCTAAGGAGCCTGAAATTGTCGACCTGGCCAATTATTTGAATGGTATGGGCGGAATCGTGCGCGGTGCGGGAACAGGAGTTATCCGTATTGAAGGCGTAGAACGTCTGCATGGCGTTAAACATCATGTGATTCCTGACCGTATTGAAGCAGGTACCTATATGGCTGCCGCAGCAATTACAGGTGGGGATGTATATGTGGAAGGCGCAATCGCTGATCACTTGGGACCTGTTATTGCTAAGATGGAAGAGATGGGCGTGACCATTATTCCTGATGAGAACGGTGTTCGTGTAATTAGCGACAAACCTCTTAAAGCTGTTGATTTGAAGACTTTGCCGTATCCAGGCTTTCCAACGGATATGCAGTCGCAAATGATGGCATTATTGCTGCGCTCTGAAGGAACCAGTGTCGTTACAGAAACTGTATTCGAGAACCGGTTCATGCATGTGGATGAATTCCACAACATGAATGCTGAGATTAAGATCGAAGGTCGCTCGGCAATCGTTACGGGTAATGCGCAATTGGTCGGAGCTAAAGTTTGTGCTACGGATCTACGTGCGGGAGCTGCGCTTATTTTGGCAGGTCTTGTTTCCGAAGGTACTACTGAGGTAAGCGGAACTCATCACATTGACCGCGGATACGTGCATTTGGCTGAGAAGCTATCCGGACTCGGTGCGGAAATTTGGCGTATTTCCATGGAAGACACAGCAGTGCAAACGGTGAAGGACGAAACTCTTAAACCAGAAGTAGCCAAGAGCGAATCGAGTAAAGGCGAAGAGGTTAAACCTCGCTTTCAGGTTCAAGCTACTTGGGTCTAA
- a CDS encoding DUF1146 family protein: MGDILSNGWSSAAGTSSMISMIVSLLSVVLSWWALQNLKLDLVIRYPKSPQGRLLHLLLAIVLGRLVAGFFLDYLSWSGMIRYMF; the protein is encoded by the coding sequence ATGGGGGATATATTGTCCAATGGATGGTCTAGTGCCGCTGGAACCAGCAGCATGATCTCAATGATTGTTTCTTTGCTCAGTGTTGTATTATCTTGGTGGGCATTGCAGAACCTTAAGCTGGATTTGGTCATAAGATATCCCAAGAGTCCTCAGGGAAGGCTACTGCACTTGCTTCTGGCCATTGTACTTGGTCGTTTAGTTGCAGGATTCTTTCTGGATTACCTTAGCTGGAGTGGGATGATCCGCTATATGTTTTAG
- a CDS encoding F0F1 ATP synthase subunit epsilon, which produces MNTFLLEIVTPEHLVYSKQVNSLTVRGVEGELGILPGHIPLVTPLQVAPLSVKANGVTISIAVHGGFVEVHKDKVTVLAESAELPTEIDVERAEAARERAERRLHSRSKQDDIDHRRAELALQRAVTRIKVSTGKGQQ; this is translated from the coding sequence GTGAATACCTTTTTGTTGGAAATTGTCACGCCGGAGCATCTCGTCTATTCTAAACAAGTGAATAGCTTGACAGTACGGGGAGTCGAAGGCGAGTTGGGTATTTTGCCGGGACACATTCCGCTTGTGACTCCACTTCAGGTTGCTCCGTTATCCGTCAAAGCGAACGGTGTTACGATTTCCATCGCCGTTCATGGCGGATTCGTTGAAGTGCATAAGGACAAAGTAACAGTGCTGGCCGAAAGTGCCGAGCTGCCAACTGAGATTGATGTTGAGCGCGCCGAAGCGGCTAGAGAACGGGCTGAGCGCCGTCTCCACTCTCGTAGCAAACAGGATGATATCGATCACCGCCGTGCGGAGTTGGCGCTGCAACGCGCTGTTACACGGATTAAAGTGTCCACTGGTAAAGGACAACAGTAG
- the atpD gene encoding F0F1 ATP synthase subunit beta, with translation MNKGRVVSIMGPVVDIEFERGQLPEIFNAIKIETVLDNGRQINLTLEVSNHLGDNLVRCIAMSSTDGLVRGLDAMDQGGPISVPVGEATLGRVFNVLGNPIDNAGEVVAEIKNPIHRLAPTFDELSTQAEILETGIKVIDLLAPYAKGGKVGLFGGAGVGKTVTIQELINNIAQEHGGISVFAGVGERTREGNDLYHEMTDSGVIKKTAMVFGQMNEPPGARLRVALTGLTMAEYFRDVEGRDTLLFIDNIFRFTQAGSEVSALLGRMPSAVGYQPTLATEMGQLQERITSTKKGSVTSIQAIYVPADDYTDPAPATAFAHLDATTNLERKISEKGIFPAVDPLASSSRLLAPEIVGEEHYNVAQGVKQLLQRYTELQDIIAILGMDELSEDDKVIVARARKVERFLSQPFHVAEQFTGFKGKYVPIKETVRSFKEILDGKHDDLPEAAFLFVGTIEEAVEKAKSM, from the coding sequence ATGAACAAAGGACGCGTTGTAAGCATTATGGGTCCGGTTGTCGATATTGAATTTGAACGCGGCCAGTTGCCCGAGATATTCAACGCTATCAAAATTGAAACCGTCTTGGACAATGGTCGCCAGATTAACCTAACACTTGAGGTTTCCAATCACTTGGGAGACAATCTGGTACGTTGTATCGCGATGTCTTCTACAGATGGTCTGGTTCGTGGACTGGACGCAATGGACCAAGGAGGTCCTATTTCGGTTCCTGTAGGGGAAGCGACATTAGGCCGGGTATTTAACGTACTTGGGAATCCAATTGATAACGCTGGTGAAGTTGTTGCTGAAATAAAGAACCCGATTCACCGTTTGGCTCCGACATTTGATGAATTGTCGACACAAGCGGAAATTTTGGAAACGGGTATTAAAGTTATCGACTTGCTCGCACCTTACGCTAAGGGCGGTAAAGTTGGCCTGTTCGGCGGTGCCGGCGTAGGTAAAACGGTAACGATTCAAGAATTGATTAATAACATCGCCCAAGAACACGGTGGTATTTCCGTATTCGCGGGTGTTGGTGAACGTACTCGTGAAGGTAATGACCTTTATCACGAAATGACGGACTCTGGCGTTATTAAGAAAACGGCAATGGTGTTCGGACAAATGAATGAGCCCCCAGGCGCGCGTCTACGCGTAGCTTTGACCGGTCTGACCATGGCGGAATATTTCCGTGATGTAGAAGGCCGCGATACGCTGCTCTTTATTGATAATATATTCCGTTTCACCCAAGCGGGTTCCGAAGTATCCGCTCTTCTCGGACGTATGCCGTCCGCGGTAGGTTATCAGCCGACACTAGCTACTGAAATGGGTCAGCTACAAGAGCGTATCACTTCAACTAAAAAAGGTTCCGTTACTTCGATTCAAGCAATCTACGTACCGGCGGATGACTACACTGACCCTGCTCCAGCAACGGCGTTTGCTCACTTGGATGCAACAACTAACCTTGAGCGTAAGATTTCCGAGAAGGGGATTTTCCCAGCGGTTGATCCACTGGCTTCCAGCTCGCGTCTGCTAGCTCCGGAAATTGTTGGTGAAGAGCATTACAATGTGGCACAAGGCGTTAAACAATTGCTGCAACGTTATACCGAACTTCAAGACATCATTGCCATCTTGGGTATGGATGAATTGAGTGAGGATGATAAGGTTATCGTAGCTCGTGCTCGTAAAGTTGAGCGGTTCCTGTCGCAGCCTTTCCACGTGGCTGAACAGTTTACAGGCTTCAAGGGTAAATACGTGCCAATCAAAGAAACTGTACGCAGCTTCAAGGAAATCCTGGATGGTAAGCATGATGATCTTCCAGAAGCAGCGTTCCTTTTTGTGGGTACAATCGAAGAAGCGGTTGAAAAAGCAAAATCGATGTAA
- the atpG gene encoding ATP synthase F1 subunit gamma, giving the protein MARSMRDIKRQIKSVQNTRQITKAMEMVAASKLRKAQEKAIAARPYAEKLKEVVSSIAAGTEGVQHPMLVSRPVKKTGYLIVTSDRGLAGGYNANILRKVTMLIAERHKSKDEYALFVIGRKGRDFLRRREYPIVQEVTELSDAPKFADIKTIANSAVQQFVDGSYDELYVCYNQFVNAITQIPTVDRLLPMEGVGNHEHHEATANYEYEPSPEGVLEVLLPKYAETLIYSAILDGKASELGAKMTAMGSATKNASKMIGELTLTYNRARQAAITQEITEIVAGANAQS; this is encoded by the coding sequence ATGGCAAGAAGCATGCGTGATATTAAACGTCAAATTAAGAGTGTTCAAAACACAAGACAGATCACAAAAGCGATGGAAATGGTAGCCGCCTCCAAGCTGAGAAAAGCTCAGGAGAAGGCAATTGCCGCCCGTCCTTATGCTGAGAAGCTGAAAGAGGTTGTATCGAGCATTGCTGCTGGTACAGAAGGCGTTCAGCATCCCATGCTGGTCAGTCGCCCTGTGAAAAAAACTGGTTATCTTATCGTGACCTCTGATAGAGGGCTTGCGGGAGGATACAACGCAAATATTTTACGTAAGGTGACGATGCTCATCGCGGAGCGACATAAATCTAAAGATGAGTATGCCTTGTTCGTTATCGGTCGTAAAGGCCGTGACTTCTTACGCCGCCGTGAATATCCGATTGTACAGGAAGTTACCGAGCTTTCGGATGCACCGAAGTTTGCAGATATCAAGACTATCGCGAACTCGGCAGTACAACAGTTTGTAGATGGTTCGTATGATGAGTTGTACGTTTGTTACAATCAATTCGTCAATGCGATTACCCAGATCCCAACCGTTGATCGACTGTTGCCTATGGAAGGCGTAGGAAATCATGAGCATCATGAAGCGACTGCAAATTACGAATATGAACCTTCACCGGAAGGCGTGCTCGAAGTATTACTTCCGAAATATGCCGAAACTTTGATTTATAGCGCAATTCTGGATGGCAAGGCCAGTGAGCTGGGTGCGAAAATGACAGCGATGGGCAGTGCAACAAAGAACGCGTCGAAAATGATCGGAGAACTTACCCTTACGTACAACCGTGCCCGTCAGGCGGCAATTACGCAGGAAATTACCGAGATCGTGGCCGGAGCGAACGCTCAGTCTTAA